One window of the Hippoglossus hippoglossus isolate fHipHip1 chromosome 9, fHipHip1.pri, whole genome shotgun sequence genome contains the following:
- the prxl2c gene encoding peroxiredoxin-like 2C, whose protein sequence is MAEVVSPVTRQVTKGNVETWSQCVDVRLEEVEDCLVYDRHGVSAPFKKLYQDRRAVIIFLRNFLCYSCKEYVDDLSKIPREALEDADIRLIVIGQSAHHHIEPFCSLTGYPYEIYVDPQRCIYQKLGMKREEKFTNSASPSPHVKSGVFLGQMKNIWRAMTSPVFDFQGDLHQQGGAIIAGPGSQVHFSHFDMNHLDHMPITWLLQLAGVQQTLDFSDKPKIIHV, encoded by the exons ATGGCTGAAGTAGTTTCACCAGTAACTCGACAAGTAACTAAAGGAAACGTGGAAACATGGAGCCAGTGTGTCGATGTCCGTCTGGAAGAAGTGGAGGATTGTTTAGTTTACGACCGACACGGAGTCTCTGCTCCTTTCAAGAAGTTATACCAGGACAGGAGGGCAGTCATAATATTCCTGCGG AATTTCCTGTGCTACAGCTGCAAAGAATATGTGGACGATTTGAGCAAAATACCAAGAGAAGCACTGGAG gatGCTGACATTAGGCTGATTGTGATTGGTCAGTCTGCTCATCATCATATAGAG CCATTCTGCTCGTTGACAGGCTATCCTTATGAAATATATGTGGACCCGCAGAGGTGCATTTATCAAAAGCTtgggatgaagagagaggagaaatttACAAACTCTG CATCTCCTAGTCCCCATGTGAAGTCTGGTGTTTTCCTGGGCCAGATGAAGAATATATGGAGAGCCATGACCAGCCCTGTATTCGATTTTCAGGGTGACCTACATCAGCAAGGGGGAGCCATCATTGCAGGACCAG gCTCTCAAGTCCATTTTTCCCATTTTGACATGAACCACCTGGACCACATGCCCATCAcctggctgctgcagctggctGGAGTTCAACAGACTCTGGACTTCAGCGATAAGCCAAAGATCATCCATGTGTAG